The following coding sequences are from one Planctomycetaceae bacterium window:
- a CDS encoding substrate-binding domain-containing protein — protein MINRKYIDLAELIESDIEAKKWQRQLPGVHALGKHYNVAPATVSRAVKVLSQKGRVTVQGTKGAFISNTMHNRPRYGVIGEVGLMHRRGEDMELQKIESEAANQKFGILTIGTSLELADASPNFYAQLPVDGLIFTNSILRKPIIAVLREIGIPFVSTNRIFETGGVDWVDYDMPRALKEALMLLSSQGHKHIALVGFKQTFTGLLDELRDVYNKFCHEKGTNPKTLWYETATNTEFWYMHGENYCKVYGYQSCETLMHQKQPPTAAIILSESVAESFCETLISLKKLNLPKDFSVITLSQNDSSLDDTPFFYGKIILPSMERTVKAMEILFKKITADKMPSPVQILLQLKIVTK, from the coding sequence ATGATAAATAGAAAATACATAGATTTGGCAGAGCTGATTGAATCAGACATAGAGGCCAAAAAGTGGCAAAGACAACTTCCTGGCGTTCATGCCCTTGGAAAGCATTATAATGTTGCACCCGCTACGGTATCCAGAGCAGTAAAAGTCTTGTCGCAAAAAGGCCGAGTTACAGTTCAAGGCACAAAAGGCGCTTTTATATCTAACACCATGCATAACCGTCCCAGATATGGGGTCATTGGCGAAGTAGGCCTCATGCACCGTCGCGGGGAAGATATGGAGCTCCAAAAAATCGAGAGCGAAGCTGCCAACCAAAAATTTGGAATATTAACGATTGGCACATCCCTTGAATTGGCCGATGCATCACCAAATTTCTACGCTCAATTACCCGTGGACGGATTAATTTTCACAAACTCAATACTGCGAAAACCAATAATTGCAGTATTACGTGAAATAGGCATACCTTTTGTTTCAACCAACCGCATATTTGAAACTGGAGGTGTCGACTGGGTGGACTATGACATGCCGAGAGCTTTAAAAGAAGCTCTTATGCTGCTATCTTCACAGGGACATAAGCACATAGCATTAGTAGGTTTCAAGCAAACATTCACCGGATTATTGGATGAACTTAGAGATGTCTACAATAAATTTTGCCATGAAAAAGGGACTAATCCAAAAACACTATGGTACGAAACCGCAACTAATACAGAATTCTGGTATATGCACGGCGAAAACTACTGCAAAGTGTACGGATATCAAAGTTGCGAAACATTAATGCATCAAAAGCAACCACCAACAGCTGCAATAATCCTGTCAGAGTCCGTTGCGGAAAGCTTCTGCGAGACACTTATAAGCCTGAAAAAGCTAAACTTGCCTAAAGACTTTTCCGTTATTACATTATCACAAAATGACAGCTCGCTTGACGATACACCATTCTTTTATGGGAAAATTATACTCCCATCAATGGAAAGAACTGTTAAGGCGATGGAAATACTATTTAAAAAAATTACCGCAGACAAAATGCCGTCTCCGGTTCAGATACTGCTGCAACTGAAAATAGTTACAAAATAA
- a CDS encoding type II secretion system GspH family protein, with product MINEKRFRLPGFTLVELLVVISIIAMLLAVLMPALGKAKASAVRVVCASNMKQTGLCMSMYISDNEYFPTDYMPPRATDAGDLTQDYWQQKLIKYAKNGKVLSDPYFEKMVSSGKTSVENITMEKLYGATNEKVNWYYWFCSGYAQSFGYNHRAFGCGGYASSGFRCYSRTGMGAADIKKPVLKVKQSSVRNPAGLFLALTNVSSFANSPYVGDYKERYHPKDFRHSGGVVILYADGHSGWKKIDSKEFELDSNGNPDSCWGDINQIR from the coding sequence ATGATAAATGAAAAACGTTTTAGATTGCCTGGTTTTACACTGGTTGAGCTTCTAGTTGTTATATCTATAATAGCTATGCTCCTGGCGGTTCTAATGCCTGCACTCGGTAAAGCTAAGGCTAGTGCTGTAAGAGTTGTTTGTGCATCAAATATGAAGCAGACGGGGCTTTGTATGTCTATGTATATCAGTGATAATGAATATTTCCCAACTGATTATATGCCGCCAAGAGCGACTGATGCAGGTGATTTGACCCAGGACTACTGGCAGCAGAAGCTTATTAAATACGCTAAAAATGGGAAAGTTTTGAGCGATCCGTATTTTGAGAAGATGGTAAGCTCTGGTAAGACATCTGTAGAAAACATAACCATGGAAAAGCTTTATGGCGCGACGAATGAAAAAGTAAACTGGTATTACTGGTTTTGCTCAGGTTACGCACAGTCATTTGGTTATAACCATCGTGCGTTCGGTTGCGGTGGTTATGCATCCAGTGGTTTTAGGTGTTATTCGAGAACCGGTATGGGTGCTGCGGATATAAAGAAGCCAGTGTTGAAAGTTAAACAGTCTTCGGTACGTAATCCTGCCGGGTTATTTCTTGCTCTTACCAATGTTAGTTCATTTGCTAATTCGCCCTACGTTGGTGATTATAAAGAGCGATACCATCCGAAGGATTTTCGCCATTCCGGCGGTGTAGTTATTCTATATGCAGATGGGCATAGTGGTTGGAAAAAGATTGATTCAAAAGAATTCGAACTTGACAGCAACGGTAATCCAGATTCTTGTTGGGGCGATATAAATCAAATACGATAA